A genome region from Erigeron canadensis isolate Cc75 chromosome 3, C_canadensis_v1, whole genome shotgun sequence includes the following:
- the LOC122593318 gene encoding tRNA-splicing endonuclease subunit Sen2-1-like isoform X2, whose protein sequence is MGPRWKGKGSEVKALANPISRSILNLKSSLIKSNSKGILTSCSVRLACNPEQTNLLNQTCFGRCEMTIDKDQWFQFTLEEACYLYFSLKCIKIVGDDDSVKTDNDLWEYMTSKKVDFPNVFKAYSHLRDKNWVVRSGCQFGVDFVAYRHHPSLVHSEYAVLVFSKGKVDGNDRLRVWSDFQSMLRLCGSVAKTLLILYVNTNGEKVIASSPSCLDGYSVVERTITRWSEERCREDQAVDRPGEKHKNGSNQPSN, encoded by the exons ATGGGACCAAGATGGAAGGGGAAAGGGTCAGAAGTTAAAGCACTTGCAAATCCCATTTCAAGGTCAATTTTGAATCTTAAATCATCCCTAATCAAATCCAATTCCAAAGGAATACTCACTAGCTGTAGTGTTCGTCTTGCATGTAATCCTGAACAAACCAACCTTTTGAATCAAACCTGTTTCGGCCGATGCGAAATGACAATAGATAAAGATCAGTGGTTTCAGTTTACTTTAGAGGAAGCCTGTTATCTGTACTTTTCTCTAAAATGTATAAAGATAGTAGGGGATGATGATAGTGTAAAAACAGATAACGACTTATGGGAGTATATGACTTCCAAAAAGGTAGATTTCCCAAATGTTTTTAAGGCTTATTCTCATCTACGGGACAAGAATTGGGTGGTGAGGTCTGGGTGTCAATTTGgtgttgattttgttgcataccGTCACCATCCTTCACTTGTTCATTCTGAGTATGCTGTGCTGGTCTTTTCTAAAGGGAAGGTGGATGGTAATGATCGATTGAGAGTTTGGTCTGATTTTCAAAGCATGCTTCGACTTTGTGGCAGTGTTGCAAAGACATTATTGATTCTTTATGTAAACACTAATGGTGAAAAGGTGATTGCTTCTTCACCTTCTTGTTTGGATGGATATAGTGTGGTAGAGCGTACAATCACAAGATGGAGTGAAGAACGCTGTAGGGAGGATCAAGCTGTTG ATAGGCCGGGAGAGAAGCATAAAAATGGTTCCAACCAGCCTTCCAACTAG
- the LOC122593318 gene encoding tRNA-splicing endonuclease subunit Sen2-1-like isoform X3 has translation MGPRWKGKGSEVKALANPISRSILNLKSSLIKSNSKGILTSCSVRLACNPEQTNLLNQTCFGRCEMTIDKDQWFQFTLEEACYLYFSLKCIKIVGDDDSVKTDNDLWEYMTSKKVDFPNVFKAYSHLRDKNWVVRSGCQFGVDFVAYRHHPSLVHSEYAVLVFSKGKVDGNDRLRVWSDFQSMLRLCGSVAKTLLILYVNTNGEKVIASSPSCLDGYSVVERTITRWSEERCREDQAVGMK, from the exons ATGGGACCAAGATGGAAGGGGAAAGGGTCAGAAGTTAAAGCACTTGCAAATCCCATTTCAAGGTCAATTTTGAATCTTAAATCATCCCTAATCAAATCCAATTCCAAAGGAATACTCACTAGCTGTAGTGTTCGTCTTGCATGTAATCCTGAACAAACCAACCTTTTGAATCAAACCTGTTTCGGCCGATGCGAAATGACAATAGATAAAGATCAGTGGTTTCAGTTTACTTTAGAGGAAGCCTGTTATCTGTACTTTTCTCTAAAATGTATAAAGATAGTAGGGGATGATGATAGTGTAAAAACAGATAACGACTTATGGGAGTATATGACTTCCAAAAAGGTAGATTTCCCAAATGTTTTTAAGGCTTATTCTCATCTACGGGACAAGAATTGGGTGGTGAGGTCTGGGTGTCAATTTGgtgttgattttgttgcataccGTCACCATCCTTCACTTGTTCATTCTGAGTATGCTGTGCTGGTCTTTTCTAAAGGGAAGGTGGATGGTAATGATCGATTGAGAGTTTGGTCTGATTTTCAAAGCATGCTTCGACTTTGTGGCAGTGTTGCAAAGACATTATTGATTCTTTATGTAAACACTAATGGTGAAAAGGTGATTGCTTCTTCACCTTCTTGTTTGGATGGATATAGTGTGGTAGAGCGTACAATCACAAGATGGAGTGAAGAACGCTGTAGGGAGGATCAAGCTGTTGGTATGAA ATAG